The Elusimicrobiota bacterium genome window below encodes:
- a CDS encoding FlgO family outer membrane protein — MKALGTTASKRLRARPWTVSCALAAFLLLHSAAWAGGFKSLAKELSRAAQDSGIARVAVLAFEPADSSSPKDGRPIAEKLTTQLVRAGGVQTVERALIGKLLGEQRLGKTGLIDRRMLKKLGAIFSVDGIVTGSFVTSGSRIVVNARLIDVESGLIIAACERDAPREWTDGPAPALVPAPESMEDPLWDDPRIFTDKDGVFRDSLAEEDCALAAGRADRMESAVLDLKARYWALRLRGGSSLSGAWPFPGANISDLELRQTLYDRMRDWYAQSRIPALSPGELRRLSTLDRRVLLLHVGCLDGRGA, encoded by the coding sequence ATGAAAGCGCTGGGGACGACGGCGTCGAAGCGCCTGCGCGCGAGGCCATGGACGGTCTCCTGCGCATTGGCCGCGTTCCTTCTCCTTCATAGCGCGGCCTGGGCCGGGGGCTTCAAGAGTCTGGCCAAGGAGCTCTCCCGCGCGGCGCAGGACTCGGGCATCGCCCGGGTCGCGGTACTCGCGTTCGAGCCGGCCGATTCGAGCAGCCCCAAGGACGGCCGGCCCATCGCGGAGAAGCTCACCACGCAGCTCGTGCGCGCGGGCGGGGTCCAGACCGTGGAGCGGGCCCTCATCGGCAAGCTCCTCGGCGAGCAGCGCCTGGGGAAGACCGGCCTCATCGACCGAAGGATGCTCAAAAAGCTCGGCGCGATCTTCTCGGTGGACGGCATCGTCACCGGCAGCTTCGTGACCTCGGGGTCTCGCATCGTCGTCAACGCCCGCCTCATCGACGTGGAGAGCGGGCTCATCATCGCCGCCTGCGAGAGGGACGCTCCGCGCGAGTGGACCGACGGGCCGGCGCCGGCCCTCGTCCCGGCTCCGGAGTCGATGGAGGATCCGCTATGGGACGACCCTCGGATCTTCACCGACAAGGACGGCGTCTTCCGCGACTCGCTCGCCGAGGAAGACTGCGCGCTGGCGGCCGGGCGCGCCGATCGGATGGAGAGCGCGGTCCTCGACCTCAAGGCCCGCTATTGGGCTCTGCGCCTGCGCGGGGGCTCGTCGCTGAGCGGAGCGTGGCCCTTCCCCGGCGCGAACATCTCCGACTTGGAGCTCCGTCAGACGCTCTATGACCGCATGCGCGACTGGTATGCGCAGAGCCGCATCCCCGCGCTCAGCCCCGGCGAACTGCGCCGGCTGTCGACCCTGGACCGACGCGTGCTGCTGCTGCACGTCGGATGCCTCGATGGACGGGGGGCCTGA
- a CDS encoding ATP-binding protein, producing MGRLEHVTRILSATRSVHQLLQHEKDPEGLCRELCRLLIQEPGYPSAMIILTDDAGAPRTHFMSGRDDRTFAPMAESLRRGLLPPCCAEARSRGGIVRVEERSRVCAPCPLAAQCSLHSHFCVPMRHENLRGYVVVAVDPVAGLGDDDETFLTDMADSTIFALHGLRQGTDICESEEKRGVLQGQFQQSQKMEVVGRLAGGVAHDFNNLLTVILGSCDFLLRDLPADDPGRLDVEQIRSTGERAANLTRQLLAFSRKQILQPTTLDLNAVLTNTEKLLRRLIGEDVALSVCYGQDMSLIKADQGQLEQVVMNLAVNARDAMPKGGRLAIETRDLRLSDAQTLMRDVAVPPGRYALLTVEDTGTGMSPETLEHVFEPFFTTKGLGKGTGLGLATVYGVIKQSGGFIDIQSGLGRGTTFKIFLPVAPDSDLKAAPERADGRPEERPAGASRNTILLVEDETTVRRLIRRILVNAGYAVLEAASAQEALELSGKDFDLVLTDIVLPDVSGVELTAKLQKMRPIQALYMSGYTESPNILDILAQPGNRFLQKPFTTKALLDMIQDILAKNPAP from the coding sequence ATGGGGAGACTCGAGCACGTCACGCGCATCCTGAGCGCCACCCGCAGCGTCCACCAGCTGCTTCAGCACGAGAAAGACCCCGAGGGACTCTGCCGGGAGCTCTGCAGACTCCTCATCCAGGAGCCCGGCTACCCCTCCGCCATGATCATCCTGACCGACGATGCCGGAGCTCCGCGGACCCATTTCATGTCGGGGAGGGACGACCGGACCTTCGCCCCCATGGCCGAGAGCCTGCGCCGAGGCCTGCTGCCGCCCTGCTGCGCCGAGGCTCGGTCAAGGGGAGGGATCGTCCGCGTCGAGGAGCGCTCCCGCGTCTGCGCCCCCTGCCCCCTGGCCGCTCAATGCTCCCTCCACTCCCACTTCTGCGTCCCTATGCGGCACGAGAACCTGCGGGGGTACGTGGTCGTGGCCGTCGACCCCGTCGCGGGGCTCGGCGACGACGACGAGACCTTCCTGACCGATATGGCCGACTCGACGATCTTCGCTCTGCATGGCCTTCGGCAAGGCACGGACATATGCGAATCCGAGGAGAAGCGCGGCGTGCTCCAAGGGCAGTTCCAACAGTCCCAGAAGATGGAAGTGGTGGGCCGCCTGGCCGGAGGCGTGGCCCACGATTTCAACAACCTCCTGACCGTGATCCTCGGCAGCTGCGACTTCCTCCTGCGAGACCTCCCCGCGGACGATCCCGGCCGTCTGGACGTCGAGCAGATCCGCAGCACCGGAGAGCGCGCCGCGAACCTCACGCGGCAGCTCCTGGCCTTCAGCCGCAAGCAGATCCTGCAGCCCACGACGCTCGACCTCAACGCCGTATTGACGAACACGGAGAAGCTCCTCCGCCGGCTCATCGGCGAGGACGTCGCCCTGTCCGTCTGCTACGGCCAGGACATGTCCCTGATCAAGGCGGACCAGGGACAGCTGGAGCAGGTCGTCATGAACCTGGCGGTCAACGCGCGCGACGCCATGCCCAAAGGAGGACGCCTGGCGATCGAGACGCGCGACCTGCGCCTCTCCGACGCGCAGACTCTCATGAGAGACGTCGCGGTGCCGCCGGGCCGCTATGCGCTCCTGACGGTCGAGGACACCGGGACGGGGATGAGTCCGGAGACCCTGGAGCACGTGTTCGAGCCCTTCTTCACGACGAAGGGACTGGGAAAGGGAACAGGGCTCGGCCTGGCCACCGTCTACGGCGTCATCAAGCAGAGCGGCGGGTTCATCGACATCCAGAGCGGACTCGGGCGAGGGACGACGTTCAAAATCTTCCTCCCGGTGGCTCCGGACTCCGACCTCAAAGCGGCGCCAGAGCGCGCGGACGGGAGACCGGAGGAGCGGCCCGCGGGGGCCTCTCGCAACACCATCCTATTGGTCGAGGACGAGACGACGGTGCGCCGGCTGATCCGCAGGATACTCGTCAACGCGGGCTACGCGGTCCTGGAGGCGGCGTCCGCACAGGAGGCCCTGGAGCTCTCAGGGAAGGATTTCGACCTCGTGTTGACGGACATCGTCCTGCCGGACGTCTCCGGGGTGGAATTGACGGCCAAGCTGCAGAAGATGAGACCGATCCAGGCCCTCTATATGTCGGGCTACACCGAGAGCCCGAACATCCTCGACATCCTGGCCCAGCCCGGGAACCGCTTCCTGCAGAAGCCGTTCACGACGAAGGCGCTGCTCGATATGATCCAGGATATCCTGGCGAAAAACCCCGCTCCTTGA
- a CDS encoding adenylate/guanylate cyclase domain-containing protein: MENHNPGASRSTPKILIVDDDSDLRRVCVRFLEGTGYEISEAVQGDEAEERLPEDFDIVITDLGMPGIVDGNELTRRARSRTSSDVIIMTGSPELETTIQALKDGAYDYLVKPFSGETLRHAIRRCLDKRNLSKELAKEKALRAELDRAYTELTKMERVRDTFGQFVTPEVARFVLANPDSVCDQGEQKVLTVLFVDVRSFSPFAGKVPPREAVSALNEIFACAIKAIQAEGGILNKFMGDGMMALFGAPAPLDHHAVAAASAAVKAMRAIEALACSRREKGLIPLRVGMGINTGEMVAGCVGTAERSEYTVIGDAVNIASRLEEIARPGQILSGPETVRALKGSFHLRDYGVVSLSGISQHLRVEEVVVPLQRFR, encoded by the coding sequence ATGGAGAACCACAACCCGGGGGCGTCGCGATCGACGCCGAAGATCCTGATCGTGGACGATGACTCGGACCTGCGGCGCGTCTGCGTCCGTTTCCTCGAAGGCACCGGGTACGAGATCTCGGAGGCCGTCCAGGGAGACGAGGCCGAGGAGCGCCTGCCGGAGGACTTCGATATCGTCATCACCGACCTGGGCATGCCCGGCATCGTCGACGGGAACGAACTCACCCGGCGCGCGCGCTCCCGCACGAGCTCGGACGTCATCATCATGACGGGCAGTCCGGAGCTCGAGACGACCATCCAGGCCTTGAAGGATGGCGCCTACGATTATCTGGTCAAGCCGTTCAGCGGAGAGACTCTGCGGCATGCTATCCGGCGCTGCCTGGACAAGCGGAATCTTTCCAAGGAGCTCGCCAAGGAGAAGGCGCTCCGCGCCGAGCTGGACCGGGCCTACACCGAACTGACCAAGATGGAGCGCGTGCGGGATACCTTCGGGCAGTTCGTCACGCCGGAGGTGGCTCGCTTCGTCCTGGCGAACCCCGACAGCGTCTGCGACCAGGGGGAGCAGAAGGTCTTGACGGTCCTCTTCGTGGATGTCCGGAGCTTCTCTCCTTTCGCGGGGAAGGTCCCGCCTCGAGAGGCGGTGTCCGCGCTTAACGAGATATTCGCCTGCGCCATCAAGGCCATCCAGGCCGAGGGGGGGATACTCAACAAGTTCATGGGGGACGGGATGATGGCCCTCTTCGGCGCTCCAGCGCCGTTGGACCATCACGCCGTCGCCGCGGCCAGCGCCGCGGTCAAGGCCATGCGGGCGATAGAAGCCCTGGCATGTTCCAGGAGAGAAAAGGGGTTGATCCCGCTGCGGGTCGGGATGGGGATCAACACGGGAGAGATGGTCGCCGGCTGCGTGGGAACCGCCGAGAGGTCGGAATACACCGTCATCGGAGACGCCGTCAACATCGCCTCGCGCTTGGAGGAGATCGCCAGGCCGGGGCAGATCTTGAGCGGTCCCGAGACCGTCCGGGCGCTCAAGGGGTCCTTCCATCTGAGGGATTATGGAGTAGTGAGTCTTTCCGGCATCTCCCAGCATCTCCGCGTGGAAGAGGTCGTCGTCCCGCTCCAGCGCTTCCGCTGA
- a CDS encoding DEAD/DEAH box helicase, translating to MGFSSFNFDPRVAAGIRALGYTQPTPIQLKSIAPILQGRDVMGLAQTGTGKTAAFALPILQRLLTGPRGVTRALVLAPTRELADQIQEAFRELGRQTGLRSLTVYGGVGAGPQVSGLRHGMEIVVACPGRLLDHLKNGDFKPSRLDVLVVDEADRMFDMGFLPDIRRILKALPAHRQTLLFSATMPEDIRKLAHEILRQPVTVQVDYTLPLATVSHALYPVPEHLKSALLDRLLQLTGGTSVLIFTRTKHRAKRLAGRLQDQGRDVACLQGNLSQNRRKDAIEGFREGRFNILVATDIASRGIDISQITHVINFDVPDTTDAYTHRIGRTGRAAKTGDAFTLVTQEDEGFVRDIERVMRTRPERRKLEGFNYSAGHPPAAPQPHRPPQHAGHATGHHERKTAPHAAQPAPGNRPGGSGPAKTPGGGFRNRFQRSRGRRRFR from the coding sequence ATGGGATTCTCCTCCTTCAACTTCGACCCCCGCGTCGCCGCCGGCATCCGCGCGCTGGGCTACACCCAGCCGACGCCCATCCAACTCAAGTCCATCGCGCCCATCCTTCAGGGCCGCGACGTGATGGGCCTGGCGCAGACCGGGACGGGCAAGACCGCCGCCTTCGCGCTGCCCATCCTCCAGCGCCTGCTCACGGGCCCCCGCGGCGTCACGCGGGCGCTCGTCCTCGCGCCGACGCGCGAGCTGGCCGACCAGATCCAGGAGGCCTTCCGCGAACTGGGCCGGCAGACGGGCCTGCGCAGTCTCACGGTCTACGGCGGGGTCGGGGCCGGGCCGCAGGTCAGCGGTCTGCGCCACGGCATGGAGATCGTCGTGGCCTGCCCGGGGCGCCTGCTCGACCATCTCAAGAACGGCGACTTCAAGCCCTCGCGCCTCGACGTCCTCGTCGTCGACGAGGCGGACCGGATGTTCGACATGGGCTTTTTGCCCGACATCCGCCGCATCCTCAAGGCGCTGCCCGCGCACCGGCAGACCCTGCTCTTCTCGGCGACGATGCCGGAGGACATCCGCAAGCTCGCGCACGAGATCCTGCGCCAGCCGGTCACCGTGCAGGTCGACTACACCCTGCCGCTGGCGACGGTGTCCCACGCGCTCTACCCCGTGCCCGAGCACCTCAAGTCCGCGCTGCTCGACCGGCTCCTCCAGCTGACCGGCGGGACCTCCGTGCTCATCTTCACGAGGACCAAGCACCGCGCCAAGCGCCTGGCCGGGCGCCTGCAGGACCAGGGCCGCGACGTCGCCTGCCTGCAGGGGAACCTCTCGCAGAACCGGCGCAAGGACGCGATCGAGGGCTTCCGGGAGGGCCGCTTCAACATCCTCGTCGCCACCGACATCGCCTCGCGCGGCATCGACATCTCCCAGATCACGCACGTCATCAACTTCGACGTGCCCGACACGACCGACGCCTACACCCACCGCATCGGCCGCACGGGCCGCGCCGCGAAGACCGGCGACGCCTTCACCCTGGTCACCCAGGAGGACGAGGGCTTCGTGCGCGACATCGAGCGCGTCATGAGGACCCGGCCCGAGCGCCGCAAGCTCGAGGGCTTCAACTACTCCGCCGGGCACCCGCCCGCCGCCCCGCAGCCGCACCGTCCGCCGCAGCACGCCGGACACGCGACCGGCCACCACGAGCGCAAGACCGCTCCGCATGCGGCCCAACCCGCGCCCGGGAACCGCCCCGGCGGGTCCGGCCCGGCGAAGACCCCCGGCGGCGGCTTCCGCAACCGGTTCCAGCGCTCCCGCGGCCGCCGCCGCTTCCGCTGA
- a CDS encoding methyltransferase domain-containing protein → MSPSVPPDFEKRSEALEFLDAPGQEPAELDETLGELDFINAALGGYGASLDALTALIPAGRREFDVLDVGAGGGDTARRIVEWARRRGMSARVHGIDREPEAASRALRRNAGVPGVDFAAQDLFDLPAERRYDVVHAALLLHHLSDDAAVEALARMYGLCRLGLVVNDLHRHPFAYHSIKGLTALLSRNRLIRHDAPLSVLRAFRRAELEELARRAYLPAPEISWRWAFRWRMIVRR, encoded by the coding sequence GTGAGCCCCTCGGTCCCGCCGGACTTCGAGAAGCGCAGCGAGGCGCTCGAGTTCCTGGACGCTCCCGGCCAGGAGCCGGCGGAGCTCGACGAGACTCTGGGCGAACTGGATTTCATCAACGCTGCGCTGGGCGGTTACGGCGCGAGCTTGGACGCCCTGACCGCCCTCATCCCGGCCGGCCGCCGCGAATTCGACGTGCTGGACGTGGGAGCGGGCGGGGGGGACACGGCGCGGCGCATCGTCGAGTGGGCCCGTCGGCGGGGCATGAGCGCGCGCGTCCACGGCATCGACCGGGAGCCGGAAGCCGCCTCCCGCGCACTCCGCCGCAACGCCGGCGTTCCCGGCGTGGACTTCGCCGCCCAGGACCTCTTCGACCTTCCCGCGGAGCGGAGATACGACGTCGTGCACGCCGCCCTGCTCCTCCACCATCTCTCCGACGATGCGGCGGTCGAGGCCCTGGCCAGGATGTACGGGCTCTGCCGCCTGGGGCTGGTCGTCAACGACCTGCACCGCCATCCGTTCGCCTATCATTCGATCAAGGGGCTGACCGCGCTGCTTTCGCGCAACCGCCTCATCCGCCACGACGCCCCGCTCTCCGTGCTGCGCGCTTTCCGCCGCGCCGAACTCGAGGAGCTCGCTCGCCGCGCCTACTTGCCCGCCCCCGAGATCTCCTGGCGCTGGGCCTTCCGCTGGCGCATGATCGTCCGTCGATAG
- a CDS encoding FAD-dependent oxidoreductase, with translation MKVAVIGGGIAGFCAAIALGRAGADVEVFERGPSIRESGAGLSLWPNATYALRELDLLEACSRSACRVRRIRLREPDGREWASISVAGETPALCLSRPALLSALLAAVAPRRIHVGRTCEGILPESGDGRKPRVRFEGGRTLDFDAVIGADGLGSVVRPFVTGRAERPVYRGYMIWRGVVQAPMPSFAEGEITETWGQGERFGIMPIGEGTLCWYATRNQPDTASPQSKAGLLERFRGWHPPIAALIGATPESAILRTPALDRPTTRRWVRGRVVLIGDAAHPMTPNLGQGTCQAIEDALTLSRMLSREEPIEAAFRRFETRRRGRAAAVVLGARWVGRFAQSEGPAVRWALRGLPRVLSEGILERSFRALHDFRAGA, from the coding sequence ATGAAGGTGGCGGTGATCGGCGGCGGCATCGCCGGTTTCTGCGCGGCGATCGCGTTGGGTCGTGCCGGAGCGGACGTCGAAGTCTTCGAACGGGGTCCCTCCATCCGGGAGTCCGGCGCGGGACTCAGCCTCTGGCCGAACGCCACCTATGCCCTGCGCGAGCTCGACCTTCTGGAGGCCTGCTCGCGCTCCGCCTGCCGGGTGCGGAGGATCCGGCTCCGGGAGCCCGACGGGCGAGAATGGGCGTCCATTTCCGTCGCTGGAGAGACGCCGGCGCTCTGCCTGAGCCGGCCGGCGCTCCTCTCGGCGCTGCTCGCGGCCGTGGCCCCGCGCCGCATCCATGTCGGACGGACCTGCGAGGGCATCCTCCCGGAGTCGGGAGATGGCCGGAAGCCTCGCGTGCGTTTCGAGGGGGGGAGGACGCTGGACTTCGACGCCGTCATCGGCGCCGACGGCCTGGGCTCCGTCGTGCGGCCGTTCGTGACGGGACGGGCCGAACGGCCCGTCTATCGCGGCTATATGATCTGGCGTGGAGTGGTCCAGGCGCCGATGCCGTCGTTCGCCGAAGGCGAGATTACGGAGACCTGGGGGCAGGGAGAGCGCTTCGGGATCATGCCCATCGGGGAAGGGACGCTGTGCTGGTACGCGACGCGAAACCAGCCGGATACGGCGTCACCGCAGAGCAAGGCCGGACTCCTGGAGCGTTTCCGAGGGTGGCATCCGCCCATCGCCGCGCTCATCGGGGCGACTCCGGAATCGGCCATCTTGAGGACGCCGGCGCTCGACCGCCCGACGACCCGGCGCTGGGTCAGGGGACGCGTCGTGTTGATCGGCGACGCGGCTCATCCGATGACGCCCAATCTCGGCCAGGGGACCTGCCAGGCCATCGAGGACGCCCTGACGCTCTCGCGCATGCTCTCGCGGGAGGAGCCGATTGAGGCCGCGTTCCGCCGCTTCGAAACGCGCCGGCGCGGCCGCGCCGCCGCCGTCGTGCTCGGGGCCCGCTGGGTCGGCCGCTTCGCCCAGTCGGAGGGGCCGGCGGTCCGCTGGGCTCTTCGCGGCCTTCCCCGCGTCCTGTCGGAGGGCATCCTCGAGCGCTCCTTCCGCGCGCTCCATGACTTTCGGGCGGGAGCGTGA
- a CDS encoding response regulator transcription factor produces the protein MGLKALVVDDDRDILGIVKRHLCGQGMSCVVTDNGSDALMLVREARPDVILVDAEMPGLNGHAVCRVLKREAATRAIPVIIMSGVRIDEKAILAGFEGGADDYVLKPFSLMVLMARIQAVLRRYKTVERDDEKLKRFGLVLDPAGRTVKIAGKHLSLTRKEFDLLTTLIGRSGRVLSIPYLLETVWGYDPADYNDTGTVEVHICHLRQKLGPKLAKRLVSVIGRGYKFED, from the coding sequence TTGGGCCTGAAAGCATTGGTCGTCGATGATGACCGGGACATCCTGGGAATCGTCAAACGCCATCTGTGCGGCCAGGGGATGTCCTGCGTCGTCACGGACAACGGCTCCGACGCGCTCATGCTCGTCCGGGAAGCCCGCCCCGACGTCATCTTGGTCGACGCCGAGATGCCGGGCCTCAACGGCCACGCCGTCTGCCGGGTCTTGAAGAGAGAGGCCGCCACCCGAGCCATCCCCGTCATCATCATGTCCGGCGTCCGCATCGACGAGAAGGCCATCCTCGCCGGCTTCGAGGGAGGCGCGGACGACTACGTGCTCAAGCCTTTCTCCCTGATGGTCCTCATGGCGCGCATCCAAGCCGTACTGCGACGCTACAAGACCGTGGAGCGGGACGACGAGAAGCTCAAGCGGTTCGGCCTGGTGCTCGACCCCGCCGGGCGCACCGTCAAGATCGCCGGGAAGCACCTCTCTCTGACCCGCAAGGAGTTCGACCTGCTCACCACGCTCATCGGGAGATCCGGCCGGGTCCTGAGCATCCCCTATCTTCTGGAGACCGTCTGGGGCTATGACCCGGCCGACTACAACGACACGGGCACCGTCGAGGTCCACATCTGCCACCTGCGCCAGAAGCTGGGCCCCAAGCTCGCCAAGCGCCTCGTGTCCGTCATCGGCCGCGGCTACAAATTCGAGGACTGA
- a CDS encoding type III polyketide synthase — protein MSAVVRGRKSRARLYGLGTALPPNQAGQPVVKRFMASLAEATLEGRRRAVTLDLLEKIYAASGITRRHSVLSDYAKDSPAEFEFYPPNWALEPFPSTEMRMKVYERWSVDLAEEACRKALGEAGVRPAEVTHLIFTTCTGLFAPGPDVLLIGRLGLAPQVHRAVLGFMGCYAGFNGLRMAGQILGSEPEAVVLQVCVELCSLHFQKKALPDFLVANSLFADGAAAAVYARPGRFDRGLADLSATHSRVEGDSLEDMSWRVGSNGFEMRLDRQVPARLKTAAPGFVSELLGRAGLAQGDCAWAIHPGGRKIVEEVQASLRLNDSEVRSSLEVLSACGNMSSGTIFFVLDRELRRVPRGPVAALGFGPGLTMEGAVLFR, from the coding sequence ATGAGCGCCGTCGTTCGAGGACGGAAGTCCCGCGCCCGCCTCTACGGGCTGGGGACCGCCCTGCCTCCGAATCAGGCGGGGCAGCCGGTCGTCAAACGCTTCATGGCGTCCCTGGCCGAGGCCACGCTCGAGGGCCGGCGGCGCGCGGTCACTCTCGATCTCCTCGAAAAAATCTACGCCGCCTCGGGGATCACGAGGCGGCACAGCGTGCTGTCCGACTACGCCAAGGATTCCCCGGCGGAGTTCGAGTTCTACCCGCCCAACTGGGCGCTCGAGCCTTTCCCGAGCACCGAGATGCGCATGAAGGTGTATGAGAGATGGAGCGTCGACCTGGCGGAGGAGGCCTGCCGCAAGGCCCTGGGCGAGGCGGGGGTCCGGCCGGCCGAGGTCACCCACCTCATCTTCACCACCTGCACGGGGCTTTTCGCCCCGGGTCCCGACGTCCTCCTCATCGGACGCTTGGGGCTCGCGCCGCAGGTGCATAGGGCGGTTCTGGGCTTCATGGGCTGCTACGCGGGCTTCAACGGCCTGAGGATGGCCGGGCAGATCCTCGGCTCCGAGCCCGAGGCCGTGGTCCTGCAGGTCTGCGTCGAGCTCTGCAGCCTCCATTTCCAGAAGAAGGCCTTGCCCGATTTCCTCGTGGCCAACAGCCTCTTCGCCGACGGCGCCGCCGCCGCGGTCTACGCCCGGCCCGGGCGCTTCGACCGCGGGCTGGCGGACCTGAGCGCGACCCACAGCCGCGTCGAGGGGGACAGCCTCGAGGACATGTCCTGGCGCGTCGGGTCCAACGGCTTCGAGATGCGGCTGGACCGACAGGTGCCGGCGCGCCTCAAGACCGCCGCCCCCGGCTTCGTGTCGGAGCTCCTGGGCCGCGCCGGGCTCGCACAAGGCGACTGCGCCTGGGCCATCCATCCCGGCGGGCGAAAGATCGTCGAGGAGGTGCAGGCCTCCCTGCGGCTGAACGATTCCGAGGTCCGTTCCTCGCTGGAGGTCTTGAGCGCCTGCGGCAACATGTCGAGCGGAACCATCTTCTTCGTCCTGGACCGGGAGCTGCGGAGGGTCCCTCGAGGTCCCGTCGCGGCCCTGGGCTTCGGGCCCGGCCTGACGATGGAAGGAGCCGTTCTCTTCCGGTGA
- a CDS encoding response regulator encodes MGIKTVLIADDEEDVLRMMKRRLSSPSLRVTTVGGGAEALAAARNQRPDIIILDYFMPQLDGFETCRALRDDARTRDIPVLMLSGMGSNSDAFTETESGPDAFLGKPFDWDDLLGWMNVLMLRGRRKSSASECPASPGT; translated from the coding sequence ATGGGGATCAAGACCGTACTCATCGCGGATGACGAGGAGGATGTCCTGCGCATGATGAAGAGGCGTCTCTCCAGCCCCTCGCTGCGGGTCACGACGGTCGGCGGCGGCGCCGAAGCCCTGGCCGCGGCTCGGAACCAGCGGCCGGACATCATCATCCTCGATTACTTCATGCCTCAGCTCGACGGCTTCGAGACCTGCCGCGCCTTGCGCGACGACGCGCGCACGCGCGACATCCCGGTGCTGATGCTCTCCGGCATGGGTTCGAACTCGGACGCATTCACCGAGACGGAGTCCGGACCGGACGCCTTCTTGGGCAAGCCGTTCGACTGGGACGACCTCCTCGGCTGGATGAACGTACTGATGCTCAGGGGCCGGAGAAAGTCCTCCGCATCCGAGTGCCCGGCGTCACCGGGGACCTGA